A single window of Haladaptatus paucihalophilus DX253 DNA harbors:
- a CDS encoding type I restriction-modification system subunit M — protein MDSNQETLLGVENQQTLDLATLESHLWEAADILRGSIDAADYKNYIFGLLFLKRINDRFEEETEEIAEEYGIDEDTVAHDRDLHEEFWVPERAHWDHIAAQDTDIGATLNKALAAVEDENDAIADRVLTSVDFNDKDRLSDATLDELVTHFTKHRYRNEDLEDPDIFGRAYEYLIRQFADDAGKKGGEFYTPREVVQLLVDCVDPEEGDRVYDPACGSGGMLIYSAQHVEQEGGDRDDISLYGQEKNLNTWAIGQMNVLLHELQDAKIAKGDTITEPKFVTEHDELEVFDRVVANPPWNQKKWSKEWVQENEPYNRFGYGF, from the coding sequence ATGGATTCAAATCAGGAAACACTTCTTGGGGTAGAGAATCAGCAAACTCTCGACCTCGCTACACTCGAATCACATCTCTGGGAAGCTGCCGATATTCTGCGCGGAAGCATTGACGCCGCAGACTACAAGAATTACATCTTCGGACTGCTCTTTCTGAAACGCATCAACGACCGCTTCGAAGAGGAAACGGAGGAGATCGCCGAAGAGTACGGTATCGACGAGGATACCGTCGCCCACGACCGAGACCTCCACGAGGAGTTCTGGGTGCCCGAACGCGCGCACTGGGACCACATCGCCGCACAGGACACCGACATCGGTGCGACGCTGAACAAAGCCCTTGCAGCCGTCGAGGACGAGAACGACGCCATCGCCGACCGCGTGCTCACCTCCGTCGACTTCAACGACAAGGACCGGCTCTCGGATGCCACGCTCGACGAGCTCGTCACGCATTTCACGAAGCACCGCTATCGGAACGAAGATCTCGAAGATCCGGACATCTTCGGCCGTGCCTACGAGTATCTCATTCGCCAGTTCGCCGACGACGCCGGGAAGAAGGGCGGCGAGTTCTACACGCCCCGCGAAGTCGTGCAGCTCCTCGTTGACTGTGTCGACCCCGAGGAAGGCGACCGCGTCTATGACCCAGCGTGTGGCTCCGGCGGGATGCTCATTTACTCCGCCCAGCACGTCGAGCAGGAGGGAGGCGACCGCGATGACATCTCGCTCTACGGGCAGGAGAAGAACCTGAACACATGGGCGATCGGCCAGATGAACGTCCTGCTCCACGAACTGCAGGACGCTAAGATTGCGAAGGGCGATACCATCACCGAACCGAAATTCGTCACCGAGCACGACGAGCTGGAGGTTTTCGACCGCGTCGTTGCGAACCCACCGTGGAACCAGAAGAAGTGGAGCAAGGAATGGGTGCAGGAGAACGAGCCGTACAACCGCTTCGGGTACGGCTTT
- a CDS encoding IS6 family transposase has translation MLNQELLSETLETANLECWERERTATPVRAFAVRLHATGCSLRETKAILALFGVKRSHQAIFQWVHRISDSVSDPPSAAPTRVAVDETAVKINGEWSWVYDAIDTETKLLLDIEVFDRHGTDSAAAFLSGLAEKHDLSDAVFLVDGYGYRTALFRIGLSGRLDYTERNLIEKWFHTLKQRIDRFYTSWVGSRPSVQQWLEQFVHYYNHQRPHQSLDNRTPVEEELN, from the coding sequence TTGCTCAACCAAGAACTGCTCAGCGAGACGTTAGAGACCGCGAATCTTGAATGTTGGGAGCGTGAGCGGACGGCGACGCCTGTTAGGGCGTTCGCCGTCCGTCTCCACGCGACCGGTTGTTCACTCAGAGAAACAAAAGCAATTCTTGCGCTCTTCGGCGTAAAACGGTCGCACCAAGCGATCTTTCAATGGGTTCATCGGATATCTGACAGCGTCTCCGACCCGCCGTCGGCAGCGCCGACGCGGGTCGCAGTGGACGAAACCGCTGTCAAAATCAACGGCGAGTGGTCTTGGGTGTACGATGCAATAGACACCGAAACAAAACTGCTGCTTGATATCGAAGTGTTTGATCGGCATGGCACTGATTCGGCAGCTGCGTTTCTGTCTGGATTGGCCGAGAAACACGATCTCTCGGACGCCGTGTTTCTCGTTGATGGCTATGGATATCGGACTGCCCTCTTTCGAATCGGGTTGAGCGGTCGGCTCGACTACACGGAGCGAAACCTGATCGAAAAGTGGTTTCACACACTCAAACAGCGCATCGACCGCTTCTATACATCGTGGGTGGGCAGTCGGCCCAGCGTCCAGCAGTGGCTTGAACAGTTTGTGCATTACTATAATCATCAGAGACCGCATCAATCGCTCGACAACCGAACACCTGTCGAGGAGGAGCTAAACTAG